The Actinomadura sp. WMMB 499 genome includes a window with the following:
- the purQ gene encoding phosphoribosylformylglycinamidine synthase subunit PurQ, with protein MDAARVGVITFPGSLDDKDAARAVRLAGAEPVALWHGDHDLQGVDAVVLPGGFSYGDYLRAGAIARFAPLMTELVAAANAGLPVLGICNGFQVLCESHLLPGALLPNAGLHFVCRDQRLRVENTGTAWTSEYRQGQELVIPIKNADGRYTADRETLNELAESGRIVARYVDLNPNGSLDDIAGITNEAGNVVGLMPHPEHAVESLTGPSTDGLGFFTSIVKRLVNA; from the coding sequence ATGGACGCTGCCCGGGTTGGGGTCATCACCTTCCCTGGTTCCCTTGACGACAAAGACGCAGCACGAGCGGTCCGGCTCGCGGGAGCCGAGCCGGTCGCCCTGTGGCACGGCGACCACGACCTGCAAGGGGTCGACGCCGTCGTGCTGCCCGGGGGGTTCTCCTACGGGGACTACCTGCGGGCCGGGGCGATCGCCCGCTTCGCGCCGCTGATGACCGAACTGGTCGCGGCCGCGAACGCGGGCCTGCCGGTCCTCGGCATCTGCAACGGCTTCCAGGTGCTCTGCGAGTCGCACCTGCTGCCCGGCGCGCTGCTGCCGAACGCCGGACTGCACTTCGTCTGCCGCGACCAGCGGCTGCGGGTCGAGAACACCGGCACCGCCTGGACGAGCGAGTACCGCCAGGGCCAGGAGCTGGTCATCCCGATCAAGAACGCCGACGGCCGGTACACCGCCGACCGGGAGACGCTGAACGAGCTGGCGGAGTCCGGCCGCATCGTCGCCCGGTACGTCGACCTGAACCCCAACGGCTCCCTCGACGACATCGCCGGGATCACCAACGAGGCCGGCAACGTGGTGGGGCTCATGCCGCACCCCGAACACGCCGTGGAGTCCCTGACCGGCCCGTCCACCGACGGGCTCGGCTTCTTCACCTCGATCGTCAAGAGACTGGTCAACGCATGA